TCTTCTTTCAATATTTGCCATGACATTTTCAGCAGCTTTACCCCGTTTCTTAAATCCCGTCTGTAATGCtgatcaaatgaaaaaaacataatgagaaaatttaaaaaaaaacagatgttcaTAGGTTCTGAGatgaatacataaaaacattattGTGGTGTGAATAATTGAAGGGGATTGGAAGGCAAAGGCTAAACTATGTGAGCTCCTAAACAGAACCAAAGTAAATGCAATTGAATAACTCTGTGCTCAACATTTGTTGTATAACAACTTATATGGAGTGCACAATTATTCAACTGTATACATTTAATCTTATATATCAGCATGTTGATATTTACACAGCACAGACAAATACATTCTCCCAAGTTAAATATAactacaatttttttttcataaatgtcTTTTCCATTACAAGATTTCTCTTAAATATTCGTCAACGAATGTTTTGGTATTTGTATTCAAGTTTTTCTCGTATTACCAAACAGACAATCCTCTGTTGTCTTCTACAGTTAAATACATCACGAGAATAAACATCATGTTACAGCAAAGACCCCattcccccccccctcccccatttTTCTCCCACATCCTGCTCCCCAGTCGCGCTCCCTTCCCAAGGCCCCACCAGTTTCTGCCCTCcatgtctccctccctccgccTGTCAAcgcacagatacacaaacagacaaacagaggagtgTGGAAATGCAGGTGGTGGTCGAGAGCCACCCTCCAAAATCACAAGGTCACCCTGaggaaaaaggcagagaggcgagagacgggggggggggggaatatTAAACCAACAGCAAACATATGATCACATGTTGAACATGTAAAGAAAGCTTTGGCTCCACAAACAcggaagctgatgaggtcaaacattaaatacattgtatttgtgctgttttcagtttaatatatgtcaaaaaggattagccagtttcatttatgttttacacaacatcccaGCTGTTTTGGAATAAGGGTTGTACGTGTTTCTCTACAAGTGCAGACCAGTAAAACACCACAGACTGCTTTGCAACTCAGATGTTTTGTACTCCGTCTGCTTATCCCGACCTCCTTATCACACAACAGAGGCAGGCTCTTTTCAGCTTCACTACTGAACTTAAACATGTTGGTCAATGCACAACCATTGCTTGTCgggaaaatgtaaatatgagttGTTTTTAAAGGATAGGTTCAAATTTTTCAAGTCTACATTGAAACGATACCCACGCATCGGTTTGAAGAGTTACTAGTGGGTGTGATTGTTCATCCGGGCTCCACTTGCCATTGAGAGATCGAAACATGATTCCAGCGTACTGGAGTGGGGCTTAAAATCCACAGGCAGAAAAGTTGTTAACACCTTTTCACGGTGCTTTCACTCCTAACCTGACcactttcacactgtcacactgtcacattgtcatttgatgtgTTGCTATAGAAATATCAATCATGGCCTCTTTAACTTCAGCTGATGCAAATATGAGGCtatgaaaaaaaagatgctgaagTTGGACCACTTAAGATCTCTGGCACTGGAATCATATTAGAAAGTGATCTCAGTATCTCTTTTAACATGCAGACAGGCATGTGAGCAGTGACTTGAAAACCTCTCTTCAAGCAGCCGAGCAAACAGCTAATGCTTCTGGTGCTGAGAGTCTCATTTGTAACGTGCTTTAAATacaacatgaaaatgtgcagcGGAGATCGGAGCAGCCCATTCATGGTATCAAAGTTCAGGCTGGTTTCTTTGAAATTAATCAGTAGTTAGACTTTGGGAGGTTAGCAGAGTTAATGTAATTCAAGAGAGCAAAGAGAATTAGTGAAAGATATCAGGATTTTGAAAATACACAATTGTGTGTTATCTGCATGGAGGTAGAACCCTGCCCATACTTTCTGATCATATGCATAAGAAATAGCTAGAAAAAGACACCTATTCAGCTAAAATATCGACATTAATGTTAATAAGAAACCGCCATTACACAACTAACACTTCAGGTGCGTTTAAAAATACAGATTAGATTCGATCACTACCTCAAAGGCATACAATAATGTCATCTATTGAAACCCAGTCTATACGTTTACACTCACCATCCTTCGGCTGTGGTTTGGCTGGGCAGGCTCACATTTGATTGGAGTAGGAGGTGGGCTGCTGGTCGTAGCCCTGGCTGTAACCTCCGTCCTCATTGAAGCCTCCCTGCTGGCCGTACTCTGGCTGGTAGCCTCCCTGGGAGCCGGCGTAGGGGTCCTGCTGACCATAGCCTGCCTGGCCAAAGGAATCGGGGGCGGGCTGCTTTTCCTGTGATGGGACATATGTTCCAGAGAAGGCGGCCAACCAGCCAGTCTCCTTGAATACAAACCACAGGTTTCCTATCCACAGAATCAGGTTGATGAAGCCAAAAGCCTGTAGAGCAGAGGGGTGTtaagagatgtgtgtgttctAGAAATTTACTGTTTCAGGTTTCAGATCGACTCTTTATTGTTCAGTATGAAGAACCTGGGACCAACCACGGAGGTGTTGAGGCCGGAGACCTTAGGGTCATAGACTTCACGGCAGCGATTCTCTTGTTCGTCACAGGCTGAGATGAGAGTGATGACCTTCTCTGGATCAGTGGCTGTTTTCACATCTGACAGGCCTTTAGCCCAAGCGCATGAGGACACGAGCCACATGAAGGCAAACACCGCTGTCACAACAAAGTCCTGGGGATCAACAAGGCAGCGTGATCACTTTTtctacaaacagcagaaactaGATATTAACTGTAACCAGCTGGAGGACAAACTCACGATCTGGGGCCCCTTGTTGTTTTCACGGTACTTCTCCAGTATGAAGCAGTATACAGAGAGGGCTGCCATCGAGTagaggaaggagaagacagCGATGGTGACAAAGAACTCAGCCGAGGAGGAGTAGTCCCCGACCAGGAATAGACGTTCGGGGTTCCCTCCCTTACAGGTGGGAGCGTCAAAGTAAACCTGATGGAGCCTGAGAACaaggacacaaagagagagagagagagggatgaggaacaaagagaaacaaaaagtaaacagatttatgttggatttttacagttttcatttaCTATTCAAAAGGGAAATGTTTGGAAATCTAcagatcgataccactctgatgtctgtcagttaaatatgaagctgctcTTATTCTTTTTTACTCTTTGACAGACTTTCTCTGAAAACCTGTTCAacggagccaggctagctgtttccacctgtttccagcctttatgctaacCTAAGCTAATCGCCTACCTGCTGTAGCTCCATATTCAGCCTACAGACATCGTCAATCTTCTCATTCAACTCTTGACAAGAAAAACGTTGAACTACTTCTTAAACCAAAGACACTTGATCTGGAAAATGTCCTATTATACTATTCATTCCAATATTGGCTAATGAGCTTTGTAACTAAGCTAATGATTgcaaaaaaaattgaaaaattgGCCTATTTTTGCTTACAAAACTAAACTaactaaaacacaaaactaactaaacaaatgtatatattttatatataatttATGGATTTGTATATTCTATAAATTATAATACACACTTGTGATTATAATTGTGTCAAAGCTCCTTTCAAAATGTGATCTTACGTGTGCTGTCACATACATAACGTGTGCTGAATGTGGTTTCACAGTTTGTAAGTTTGTAAGTCAcagctgtatttcttttttagttTCTTCTACAGTGGTGACAGTAACTTGTAAATGACAGGATGCGTACCTGAACGGATATTCAAATTCTACTTCTATTCCTAGGTCACTCTCTGACCGGTTTTTACACTCCACGCTCATCTTGAACATGCCGGAGTAACTGCCGCATGTCGAGAAGGCGAAAATTGCAAAGATCTGcgggagaaagaggaaggaaaagattTAACAACTCATCCTGTGACTTTTGGCATGTCACAGACAAAATACAGAACATACAAATTCtcattttaataaatgtaaaacaggTGAAAGCTGCAGACTCTCTCCACCTACAACGTCTCGAGCACACTGTTACTGAGAAATGCACACAGAGTGCAAATCAATGCAGCGTTATCGTCAGGATGCACGGCAGGGGCTGCACCTGTTGCGCCTGTAATGCCAGTACATGTTTAAaaaatttgaaataaatcaaaataaatagcCAAAGATAAACATTCTTGTTATTCTTTTtatcatttatatttatattatattttatatgttACTCTTGTAATTCTAGGGCCATAATAACTGAAGGCATCGTTgtgatttttgattttattgtagGTTTAGTGAGGACACCTTGGTTCATGTGGCttctctgtagttgtttttatagtatttttatttatggTATATATAGTACGACAGTATTTTTGTTACCTCAGGTGCACGCTCAGCCTTGTTGCACAGCTCCAGCTTACAGTCGTGTAAATGGTGCAAACAGACATGCGTGGAGATAAtctcacgctctctctcacacacacacacaaaagattAGACTATTTTTACCACACCCTCCCTACGCTGCGGGCCAGATCCGATTGGATGGCAAATCCAACAATTAATCTGACTGAGGTGCTCTGCCATCTGTCACCAAATACTCAACTACAAGCTACTGCAAAGCcagtcacaacacacacacacacacacacgaacacacgtGAGCTCgtatgtgcgcacacacacacacacacacacacacacacacaaaggcacgtCACTTCCTTCTTAACTCTTGTAGTACTGTCTACTCGCTGCAGGCATCAACACACTAAACTATTTACAGTAATCTTTTAGATAATGTGAGTCGGAGGCTCGTTTGTTGGATTTAAACACACCGGCCGCCTGAGGCGAGCCTCATTGTGATCGCTTTACTCatccctctctgttctctgcaggCTCTGTTATATTTTCCAGTGTCCCTTCCGAGCATTCAAACACTTTCCCTTCCTGGCGTTGGTAAATTAACAGGTTTTAATAACCATGCAAATGAGTGTAGATGTGATGACAGTGGCAGCGTTAGTGTGTGAGAGAAGGGAGAGGGGACTGCTGATGAACAACAGATTATTACAGatttcaagccaaaaaaaaaaacagaaaaaacaaaaaaaacaacatttgtcGTCTGCAGCAGAGCTTTTAGAATTTctacattattattacaatcTTATTTGGGGCTATGGGCACTGATCTTGTAAATcttattatataatatttgaGCTTCATTACAATTTTGTGTCTGAACCAGGAAATGCCACTCTAAATGCACCTTGGACGCTGTCCTTTCACGTATAATTCCTGACGCCACATTCAGGACAGTCAGCCTTTGGAGGGATGCAGTTTCAGCAAATACAAAATCTGAGATTTTAAGAAAAGGCCTAAAAATGTGAGTagagcagaccagagcagagTAATAATTGGATTTAATGCTGCAGCAACTGTGCAATCAATCAATACATGTGTAGCGGATCACTACTGCAGTGTCAGCacaattgattgattgatttaattTATGGATTTTTAGACacagaaaaaactaaaaatccAAAGGTGTGTTGTATTTTATCCTAAATGATGTCCTCCATCTCATTCTGTTTAGTATAACTTCCTTATGGCgcaagtgtttttatttttaagactGCTCAGAGGTTTTGGAGGTCCCAGTGTTCATATCCTTCTTTCATTATCCCTCTGAGACGGTGAGCAGTCCAGATTTCATGACAGAGATCAATAACATGTTGTGCCCCGGCTGTACTTTAGGCCTcgctttcttcctcttctgcacAGACATTTTTGGGAAAATGCAAACAAGCCAACAAGAGCCGACTTCTCCAGTTAATCTCAGCAACAGCCCACACTGCTGCTTCAACTGAGTCATCCTGAAGTGACACAATGCTATGAGTCAAAGGATCTGGATCGCACTGACATGAGAAATCAATTAATGGAGCAGCATGTCTACATGTAGGTTCACGTCAATATATCAATCAATTTATCAATATATCAACTGTGAGTACAGTCTTGAATAGTCTCACTTTCAGATGGAAAAGCATATTATGTGGacattattattttatcataACAAAACACAGTGTCTGTTGTCAAACAGCTCTAAAACATAGACGTCATCCTCTGTGCTGTTCGGTCTGTGTATTTAATTGTAATTCAAGTAATAGtaacaagaaagaaaagagtgCACAGCCACGCAcagtcatgctaacatgctgatgttatgCCGAAAGTAGAATGTCTACaaccatcttagcttagcatgttagcatgctatttgctaactagctaatggcTGTTTTGTAGTATTGGATAATTTGAAATTTTGACATGGTGTTGCAGCCCAGTCGCACTCCAAACCATGTAACGGACTATGCGATCCATTAGAGGATTGCGCGTCAGTGTCATGTTTGGGCTAGGTGTGAAGTGTGTACGAAGGCTGTTGAAGTTGTACGGCGGCGATAGGTTTAAAGTTAAGGGATCACAAAAGCTATCGCAATCCATCCTGAGGAGGGCATGAACATGGGAGCCTagtttcatgacaatccatccaatagttgttgatatatttcactcaaaactacAAAGGTCAAGTAGAAGAAAGGTCAGGTGATCATCACAGTCAATGGGACtcaaaaaacaaagtgctgtgCCCGTCCATCCTGTAGttcttgagatatttcactctggactAGAACAGTAGTCCAAGCAGTAAATTAATCTAAATGGGAGGCGCCATACCACAATTAGAGTTGTACTTTTATGGTGATAGAtgaacagagggaggagtgatggaggaggaccaGAAATGGTGGCACGCTGGGTGTTAGGTGCCATGGTAACACTGTTGGCAGCATctcacagtgaggaggcagaggctGGTTTCTGCCCCTCCTGGTATGCTGGATGGCTGTCAGCTCTTCTGTGCTGAGAAGatccacaatcacacacactgagacacaaatgATTTGTCTGCCACGGCttttctcacactcacacacacaaatactgatCCACACGGCAATAAAACCACCGACCGCAGAGCCTGAGCGTTTCTGGATATTTGAAGCAGATACTGATACAACACTGTTATATCTGAAATAAGCTTCGGTCAGCTGATATACACAGTAGGCCTGGCCAATCTTGCTCCAGTCAATATTCTATGATGATATTCAATACTCtcaaatttgactttttcatATCAGAATTATTGAATGATTCTCTGGCTCGCATGCGACTAGAGGGAGGGTTAGCAGCTCCTTACATGCCGACACATAGCCGAGAGCACAGGAGTGCAGAAATAAACACTAGCTGTGAAAGCTGCCACAAGAGGCCCTGGAGTAATGACCACAGAGAGTCACCAGTGTCTGAACAGCAAAAGCCTCTGAGCTACGGCAAAATCAACAGCTTTTATTGCGAATTAGGGACTACACCAAAGCGAATAAGGCTCTCGCTTCATGTTCTCACAAACAGCCTTTTTATACTTGCTGGGAATGAGTCAGAAAGCGAAAtctgaatgcaaatgaaattcCACATAGCCGTGCCGTTTCTGTGGCGGGAGATGCAGGAGGCTGTTTGCGTTCTCTGCGGCTGGGCTCCACATCAGCTTTATTTGGGAACTCAATGTCTTACAACATCCATCAAATCTAGGCTTTGTCAGCACTATTCcccagagacagggagagagagcgagggtggggtggggtggggtggggaggTGGGCTAAAGCTACATGAGTCACACATGCAGAGGGCTGTTTAAATCTCGCTCACGTAGCAGAAACGCTGCTCACAAGCTTTCgctaattattttcatcatcaaatgTGGGCAagatttttaaatattaaacacCCTCAGCCCACATATTCTGCTCATCCACTCCAATTTACTTGCATCTAATTCAAATTCAGTACATGAATATGACAAATGCTGCTTTGTGCAAGTACTTTCTGCGAAAGCACACTGGCCACATTAACAAGAAGCCAAAAAAGGTTTGATTCTACGAAACAGAGGCATCTTTTTCATCGCTGCCTGTCTCCACCCTCCTAAAAACACTGTGTTGCTGCTTGTGCATGCCCATATTAATCCAGAAAAAGCAGAAGCTCCAGCAGCCCCTCCTCTAGTCTAACGCTGAGGCACGCAGGCCCTCTGACAGATGATTCATGGGCCCTGGCCTCCTCGGCAGCGCTCCTGATTGGTGGTTGTGCTTGCTGTGACCCAGGGAGGCAGTGATGAGGTGCtggcacactcacacagctcCAGGGAAGGACTACAGAGTCATGCAGCACACTCACTCCTCTGGCTGTTCTCTAGCATATCTGCAGAGCCCATTACAGCGTGGGACTCTGTCAGAGATGCTTTGGCACGCACGTTTTCATCTGGCTTGTGTTAAAGTGTGTTCTCATACAGAGCATCAGGGGTGGAGCTAAGAATGATGGGACCCGTGTGCCGGAGGGGCACCCCCTCCTCCATTTACTTCTCATCTGGCCTGTCAAAATGTATATATAATTAGATTGCATGTATATGTTTAATGATGGATTACCAGGAAGACGGCTAAAATGATCTGGGCTGCAACTAAGGTTTATGTAATATGCCAGTTACCGATGATGAAGTATTGATTAACTGATTTGTCtaataaaataagacaaaaaaaatatcataaaataGTGGAAAAAGGCCTTTATGAGTCCAAGGTGACCTCCTCAGATAGCTTGGTTAGTTGGAGCATTAttcaaaaacccaaagatattgaGTTTACGAGAAAAAAAGCTTcacatcctcacatttaagaagctagACCAAGAAAGATTTTGACCATTTTTGCCTGAAATTAAATCACTAAAAGATGAATCAATCATCAGAATAGTTGCCAACCGTATTTCTGTCAATCAATTAATCCTTGCATTTCTAGAAATGCTTTTGGTAACTATACTGATGatgctaactggctgctgtaAACAGAACCACAGACCCGAACCAGCCAGAACCAGTTCATAGCATCACATCAGGGTTTAACATAAGGCACATTCTAGAGggcctcactgagctgcagggTGTGCATGGGTAATTAGTAGCACTATTCCCACCACTGTGGTGCTGTAGAGAGGCACCACTGCTTAACCCTGCAGCCTTGTCAGCGTGAGcacaatgctgctgctgatagaGGAAGTTATGCAATGATATCTGAGACTGGAAGACAATATCCTCAATGTCTGATCTTCCAAAAACTTCTCCAATCACTCCTGGAGAGATCAACATGAATGCTACTGCCTGCAAATAACACTTCATTTTCATGATCCATTAATCTGCccattgtttttcttgtttgatcAATGAGCACTTCAGGGTACAAAATGTCAGATAATAGTGAAAAATGGCTGTCACGCTGTATTAAAGTTGATGTCATCACATTGTTTTCTGCAATAAAACCCCCAAAATAATCAGTGTATGATCAAATCAGACAAAGATAAGCAGTAAGTCCTCGCAATGGAGAAGGGGAATCCAATGGCTAATCTAATTAGTGAAATATTAGCTGTAGTTGCTAAATGATTAACCACATAATTGTTTCAACTCTAACTGGATGAATCTATTAGTGAAAATctaaaatttcacatttttggcAGGGTACAATATCTTGAGTGGACCCTCTTCAATAAtattccccccaaaaaataaacaaaaaaggcaGATAAAGTGAAGTCTATTTATGCTGCTCTCTTCATATATAAACTAATGCGAGTAGTTTTCTGGCTCCATCATCTGGCGGAGGAGGCCGAGCACATGAGACAGAGATAATAAACTGCACAAATATATGCAGAGGTCATGTCCTCTGAGAGGGATTTGACAAATTGTCATGATATTCCTCTGTGGACTGACATAGTGCTACTACAGTGATGACGTAACACATCCTGCCGGTGTTTCCTGCTCAGGCCTGCTGGGGCAGCGTCAGCATCAGGATACGAGAGACTCCTCAGTATCAACCTCAGCCCTTAGTTTGAGCACATATAAGAGAGCAGACCTGAGGTGGAGCTACTGTAATGTTTCTGCAGCCAAGAAAAAAAGGCATCTCGTGAGAGAGGGCCCGACTGTGGACGGTGTTTCTGACAGTGTAGAGTCACATCCATTATTAAGCCCCATGCAGCTTTATGACCTCTGTGTGACAGAAGGTCACAAATCTGTCAGTAAGAGACATGGTCACATGATTTATTGCAAACGATGCAAGTTCCAAAGTGTTTTATCCATAATTATATTTTATTCTGTCATTCGTTTTATTGAAATGGAGAATATTCATACACCAGACAACAGTATATACATAAAGTAGAGCACTCACCCACTGTAGAATTTTTATAAATCCCAGAGGTTGTTTGATTACCGTGAACTGCCCTTGGGCCACCAACtgtcaaaaggaaaaaaatcagaaattagagggttttttttttttttttttggatattttcacactgactcCTGATCTGTGTGAATCCAGCCTCTCTCAGCAGAGCAGGGAccatgatgatgtgatgatgctGCTTAAAAACATAAACCTAATTACCTCAGCCTCATAGCCCACAGGCCGGGTCTGCTGCTGGcacctgcaggtgtttgtgatACGGCAAATATCTGCCCGGGAGGACAGTGACTCACCTGTCACAGATGCTGAGATGC
This region of Chaetodon auriga isolate fChaAug3 chromosome 10, fChaAug3.hap1, whole genome shotgun sequence genomic DNA includes:
- the sypb gene encoding synaptophysin b, which codes for MDVVNQLVAQGQFTVIKQPLGFIKILQWIFAIFAFSTCGSYSGMFKMSVECKNRSESDLGIEVEFEYPFRLHQVYFDAPTCKGGNPERLFLVGDYSSSAEFFVTIAVFSFLYSMAALSVYCFILEKYRENNKGPQIDFVVTAVFAFMWLVSSCAWAKGLSDVKTATDPEKVITLISACDEQENRCREVYDPKVSGLNTSVAFGFINLILWIGNLWFVFKETGWLAAFSGTYVPSQEKQPAPDSFGQAGYGQQDPYAGSQGGYQPEYGQQGGFNEDGGYSQGYDQQPTSYSNQM